The genome window ATTCATTAAGTGTTCcataatgaaaacagatttttggctgtttttctcattacagAGAGATGGGAACAAAGGCAAGACCATCTGTAAAGATACAGGTGGACAGTAACTCTTCCACTGATGTCTTCCCAAGGACAAGGGGCAGCACCCACCCCCTTTAGTGATGATCTTGGAATATATCACTAAGCCATATTTTCCTTCACAGCATTTCTCTCCTGATttggttctcttttttttttttttcccccctacaGGAAGTGCTCAGTGCAAATGACCCAGGCAACAATTTCTTCACTACTGCTATTCGTCCCCATGGAATATTTGGTCCTAGAGACCCTCAGCTGGTTCCCATCCTCATCCAAGCAGCTAAGAGCGGCAAAATGAAGTTCATAATTGGGTGAGCAAGGCTCAGTCATTTTAtagcttttattaaaattgGTGCTGAACCTCCAAAGCCCTTTTGGAAGGGAATAATATTAAATCAGTAGTGTTGTCATGGCATGGAAAAAAGtatgtttctttaatttttcacttctgatacaggcttctttttttaaaaatccttctgtGTCAGGGACTCATGAACTCGGATGGTAAGTGTTCATAATGCAAAAAGAAAGTGGGGAAAGCTGACATAGCTTGAGCTGTTTGCATTGTCTGAAGAGCTGTCCTTTTAAATATGAGAGCTCAGATTAGTTGctgttaatttaattaatttagtttATAATTTGAGGTTCTTGTAATTAAAAAGCCTATATGGCAGTGTTTTAACATTTCTGATTATAAGATCAAAGATATTTACCTTGTTATTGAGCCTTGCAGAGCTTCTAGTGGACCACTGAAATTTTAGAGCAAGAAATAGTTCAAGTTACTACTAAGGATATTTTTATTGATTATATTATGCCCTTGAAAAGAGATGTGCTCTTTAATTTATAATAGATTTTAATTACATGCAAGGAGCTGgtttgtgtgtatatgtgcaCATGTAAATACATGTTTGGGGTAGAAGCAAGAAAGGGACTAGGACTGTGGGTTTTCTGGtgttggggtttggttttttttttttgtttttccttacagTTCACTTCTGAATTGATCTCTCAAACTGATCTGTGAGCAGCAAACCTACACAAACTCAAGGTTTCCACTTTGTGGAAGTCCGCATTCTCTTCCAGCTCAGACCTGCATCCCTCATTTGAGTTTTCCTACCGCTACAGAGATCTGTATGTCCCTtccaagaaagcaaataaaatagcCATTCATCCATGAACACAGGAAATGGAATTTATTCTTTCTCAGAACGTTGGGTCACAGCAATACTGTTTTTATGGCCAAATGAGTGTGGTGATGGTTTTGTAACAAAGCGTTTGTTTGATTTAACTGGACTCTTGAAGTGATAATGCAGAttcattttcatcttctgtaccTGTGTAGAAATAGATTTAACACAGTGGGTTTAATCTGTTTCAGCTAGGGGTGGAGTTGGCTTATTGAGGGAGTAAGTTAGAATTTCATGAGCCAAGACATTCATAACTGAAAGCTTGTCCTTAAGTGACTGTCTTTGTGCTAGTCATCACtctgtttctatttcttctgcctctgtGGATCACTCTGCTGATTCTGAGACCTGTAGGATGTGCAACACCTAGAAACTTGGTAACTTGTGAGGTTTAAAAATAGTACTGTTCCAGGAATGTAAACTTTGAGGGCTTTGGCAATAGCTGAGACAACAACAGCCTTTCCTGTGTCTCCAGAATAACACGTAGCGATTTCATCTCTCTGACAGGGTATAGCCTGAAGTCGCAGCACAAGAGAGTGAGAGAAGAAGAAACTTGGAATAAATATACCTTGTGTGCAAGTCCTTCCTTTTGCCACAAGCAGGTTGTCAGCGTAACTTGCCTCAGGGCTAAACTTCTTCCTTTTGTCTGTGCAGGGATGGAAAGAACTTGGTAGATTTCACCTATGTGGAAAACGTGGTCCACGGACACATCCTAGCTGCAGAAAACCTTCAGAAGGACTCTCCCCTGTGTGGGAAGGTAAGGAAGGACctagggaagggaggggagtgGGTGTCCCCTAGCTGAACTTCATCTGCGAGCCTCGCTTGGCTTCATGTGTCTGCTCTGTAGTTCATGCTGATTTTTGTCTGTACTGAACATTCATCTTGGAGATGAGTGGAAGCAGCACATGCAAATAGgtcaatttttttctgtctgtgggTATAATAAATGGTTGCTCATCTGGTGGCCATTGTGTGCAGCCACATGGGCTAAGATGTATGAATGTACTTGAACTTCATGCTATAAAACTCCTTGTGAAAGGAAATCCAGGCAGAATTGTGGGCAGCCAAGATGCGTACCTCAGCAACATAGTTATTTAGCTTTTACAGCAGagttcagaacagaaaaaacttTTATAGATTTTCATGGCACCACTGTGCATACAGGTAGGATGCTGTAATGTGTCTGCGTTGTGTTGTGTCATTGTTTGACCATTTATGAGTAGTCTTACCCTGTGGAGTGTTGAAAGCAGCTGGCTTTTTAAGACAGAGGTGGTTAGTACAAAGCAGTTTCTCATGAAGATGTGTTCTCAGGCAAGTCAGGGATGTCAGTCTCCTCAGCATGAACATGAGATCTGTTCATCTGGAAtatcgtgtccagttctgggcccctcagttcaagaaggacagggaactgctagagagagtccagcgcagagccacgaagatgattaagggggtggaacatctcccttatgaggggaggctgagggagctgggtctctttagcttagagaagaggagactgaggggtgacctcattaatgtttataaatatgtaaagggcaagtgtcatgaggatggagccaggctcttctcagtgacattcattgacaggacaaggggcaacgggtgcaagctggaacacaggaggttccacataaatgtgaggaaaaacttctttacggtgagggtgaccgaacactggcacaggctgcccagagaggttgtggagtctccttctctggagacattcaaaacccgcctggacgcgttcctgtgtgatatggtctaggcaatcctgccccggcagggggattggactagatgatctttcgaggtcccttccaatccccaacactctgtgattctgtgagatggaCCATCACACACATTTGTGAAAACCATAATGATTTTATCATCTGGCTTTTTATCTTCCTCTCTTTCAGGCATTTCATATCACAAATGATGAACCAGTTCCTTTCTGGGCTTTCATGTCCCGTATCTTGACTGGCTTGAACTACGATCCGCCCAAGTACCGTATTCCCTATTGGCTGGCATATTACCTGGCCCTGTTCCTGTCTCTGGTGCTGTGGCTGCTAAGTCCACTGGTCACCATCAAGCCCACTTTTACCCCCATGCGGGTAGCGTTAGCTGGAACGTTTCACTACTATAGCTGTGAACGGGCCAAAAGAGACATGGGCTACAAACCAGTGGTGAGCTTGGATGAAGCAATAGACAGGACTCTGCAGAGCTACCCCCATCTACGCCGGGCTAAGGCCTGAGAAGTCctagatggatttttttctacttgctttTTGTAATTGCTTGGACATCTTAATGTGAACACTGAAGCAAATTTCACTAATTCTCTGGAACAAGGGGTTTTCCTGAAGTCCCTCCTCCTTCTCACCATTATCAAGATGCTTTTTCTGGGTTGAAAAAAACTCATGTAGGAGCTGTGCTAACAGTTCTTTTCTTTGATGTGActtcttgttttgaaacagCTGCTGAACCCTATGGACTATGAATAAACACCCTGCTGTGCCCTCTTCAATCCCAGCCCAGCACACTGGCATTCCTTCGCCTTCTCTCTCCACCCTTGTCCTCTGTTTTGGTGCTCTGGTGATAACAGCCGCCTCTTCTCAGAGCTGCAGACTGGTTAATGAAACACTTCTCATGACTGGTTCCTCTCtgtggtttggcttttttctaTACAAGAGCAATGAAGGAGAGACTCATGCCAAAAAGTTGTTCTACCACCATCTCTTAAATCATTGAAGCTAATTTTGTTATTCCATCTGTGATTGGTGGGTGATTTGGCTTCTTACTGAGGCATCAGAAGGAAACCTGAGAAAAGGCACGCTAGGCCTCTCTTTGTAAGGAAGCATGTGCCTTTGTTTCTGCAGGAGTCTATTCAAAAATAActcaaataaatgaagaaaagatgacTTCCTAATTTTGTGTTCCATCTTTGAAAAGGCAGATCCCATTCTGAATATCTCAGCATAAACAGGATTTTAATCACTCCCTTTGTGGGGGGAGAAGTCTTTGCTGTGGCTGTTGTCAGTCAGCACACATTATTTTACCACAGCTCACTTGCTTCCCCTAAGAGCTACACTGGTTGGAAGGTCCTACTGCACAAAGCTCTCATCTTGTCTGACATGTTATTGCTGGTAATGGTGATTGTTACTTTGACCACTTAGTACATGAAAAAAACTTTTCCACAAGAAAATGGTTATCATGATACTGTGTTCACCAAGCTGTTTAGTTTGACATTTATATTAAGTGTACTTTACCCTATAATCTAAGTacttcagttctgttttgtttttaaatgaagagtTTAAGTTAGAGTTAAGAACTTCCCTCCGTGCCAGTTGCCAGCTCCCCAGGAGTTTTGGTGTTTCAAATTTCAGAAGCAGGGGAAGTGCCTCACTCAGTGAGCCTTAACCTCATCTGGGAGCTCCATATGCTGCTAGAATCCTACAGAACTTAGTTTTACTTTAACTTCTGGCTGTTTTCTGGAGAGTTTaatgttgggctttttttttcctggaaatttttatttgctgctttaaCAGCTAGCTAGTTGTACCAACCTCTGCTTTGCTTGATCTTGAAGTAAATCCTAGCCAGTCGCTTGGGCCAGTTCACACAGTTCTGGTTTGCACCAGTCAGCCACcttggcctttttttctttttctttttccagcctgTAGGGTTAAATGTCTAAAGCTTGAACTCTAGAGTGCAATTCTTCAGCAGCGTGTTGTTCAAAAAATAAAGCCTTGTGGTTCCTAGGTTTTCTGGAATCTGCTTGTGTTGTCCCACATCCCATTTCAGTGGGAGGCAGGTGCTGCTCTCAAAGACCTGAGCTGTGTTAGCCTCCATGTGATACATCAACGTGCTGGCACAAATTCAGTGTTAAAGGAAAGACGTTTTCTTCCCTTGCTGTCTCTTTAAGTGTGTACCAGTGCCTCAtctatataaaaacaaaaattgtgaCATATAAAACCAACACTCATGGTGAAACCACACCTGGCTCGGAGACATGGCTTTATTCCCAAGGTTATGTAAAAGGCCAGGCATCTCACCTGCTTTAAGGGGGGAGGAAGGcctggagtatgtttgttcctTGCTCCTTTCCGTAAAGCTGGGCCCACTTCTAGTCGTTGTAATGTACTCAACTGACGCTAAACTCATAGCTCGTTACTAGGAGAATGGCCTTTGTGAAAGTGGACAACGCAGATGGACCTCTAGCAGTAGAGGTGGCTGCTCACCCAAGCTGGTGAGTACAGAAAGCCCCAGGGACAGCGTGTTCTAGTTCAgatgctgtgctgcacagaaaAGGTGGTGCTGCTTTGGGGACTCAggtgcagcacagcagagaacTTGGGCTCCTCATCTGTGAAGCAGGGATAACCCTGCCTTCACACCGAGAGGTGGTGAGAGAATAGATGGAactgaagagaaaggaggaagcaCTACAGTTACTTGAAGTCAAACCTAAAAAATAGGTAAAAGCAGATTTTGGCCTCTAGATGGCATTTCCCAGCTAGATCTGCCTTGCAGCTTCAGTCAGTCCCAAAAATGCTGTCTCTCAGTCCTTGGACACAGTTCCAGTGCAGGGTTACTCATCTCGCTGCGTCTTTGGAGGACTGTCAAGGTAAGAGGTGAAGGTAACCAGAAGGTACTGCAGAAACAAGAGGTGCTGGAAGTTCAAGTTTGCTGGAATAAAAGCAGCAGGCGATAGGGTTAATACAGGAGGGTAAACCAGAGGTTTGCTTGTGTGGGGGTGAGCAGTTTCCCAGAGCTGGGCATGGAAAGAAGCATTGCATCATGCTGAAGTTGGTTTGACTTGGTGCTCCCTATATAATTAGGTCAGTTCCCAGCATTTCTTCTGGCAGGCTGACTagcttctgttttccaaaacaagtAAACAAGCGTTGTGGCTGTGGCGGAGCCTGACAGTGCTGTGCCTATACCCCTGGCCACAACAGAGGAGGAACCTTGCTTTATCCATAGCCTCGTCTATCCCTGATCAAGCCGCCTCCTCTCAACACATTTTCTCATCCTACTACGCACCTGTGTAAGTCCCATCTTGTGTTTTCTGGGCAAGCCAAGGAGATCCTTCTGCACTTTCCCACCTGTGATTTTGTTTGTCATGCCACCTCTGTGCAACCTGtatcttgtgtgtgtgtgtgtcagcaAGCAAGCAGGAGGCTACCAAGCAAAACTGCCATTATCAAAGCTTCCTTCCAAATATCTGGGGTCACACGCAGTTGTACTCTGTCGTTCTTAGTGATGCTCAACAGGAGCTGCTAAAGACTTCAAAGGCTTTCCTATAGCACTCTTGTCAAGCTCCTTATCTCTCTCACTTTGCTTTCCTGGCTTTTTCTTGTTGCAGCTCCTAATTTTGCTGACCTGAGACTTTTTTGTTTGACAAGCAGTGGGAGAGATAAAGGAGATCTCTTCTGTGGCTTACCCTAGAgacaggagagggagggaaagcgAGAGAGGTGTAAAAGTGCTTTTCTAGGTGGAGTTAAGGTGACCAAGAACCCCATTTCCCCTCTTACAGAGAGATTGCAAAGGGGACGTATGCCCAGGAGGAGTGTTACAGTCTAAGAAATACCTTTCAGTCTTGCCTGTAGAGTATGGGGGAAGCTCTTGCCCAGACACACCTCTGtgccaaaaaggaaaaggggtgGCTTGGTTGTAATTACTTGAAACAGATAAGAGGAGCAATTGATGAAAAAGGAGGTCAGAAATCATCTTGCATATCCAGTGAGCAAAAAGGCATGGAGGCAAACTTAAGTCAAGCCTGAGGTGGGTATGTAGGAAGTTTCAGGTGGAGGATAACGTTTGCATCACGCAAGCATGTGGTTACCACTGTGGAAGGCCAGTACCTTCAGGGACTTGTCAATACAGGCACCTCCAATGCATTTGTGATGCTCGAGTGCAGCCTTTTGTGAAACGGTGACAGGGAGAccttttacagaatcacagaatcaaccaagttggaagagacctctgggatcatggagtccaaccattgccctgacaccaccatggcaactagaccagggcactaagtgccatgtccagtcttgtcttaaacccctgcagagatggtgactccaccacctccctgggcagccccttccaatggctaatgacccttgctgagaagaaatgcttcctaatgtccaacctggacctcccctggccaagcttgaggctgtgtcctcttgtcctatcgctagttgcccgggagaagagaccgactcccactgcgctacaacctcccttcaggtagttgtagactgcaataaggtcacccctgagcctcctcttctccaggctaaacaaccccagctttTGACTCAGTAGATCCTTGTGTGTGTGATTCAAACCTGCTGATGCTAGTGGCCACCAAGCAGTAGCATGAGTTTCCACGCCTTTTAGCACGGTAGAGCCAAACATGGCACGAGGGGGCTGGACTCTGCTCCTTGACAGAATTGTTTACCAAGTTTCGTTGATGCTTGTGCAAGCCCTTGGAAAGTGCCAGCTCCACGGATATAAGTGATGTTGCAACTTGGTGCTTGTTATGGGAGGAGGAAAGCGACTTGTTTGCCTCAGAGCCCAGAGGAAGCTTGCTGAGCTGGCGATGAGAAATAAACAGGCATCTCCCTACTTGCAACAGAGCGTGTTTGAGGTGTTTCTGCTACCAGATGGCACATGTTTTCCTGCCTTAGCAATGCCACCAGGCTGGCACTTAGCCCCAGCCTCTCTTTTGCCCTGCATTTGCTAACAAGATCATTTTGTCTCAGCACTGAGAGCTTCTGGCCCCCTCTGCAGGTGTGTCTTCATGTCCATGAGTGAGATTATTGTATTCTAGCACTAAGTAGTCAAGGATCTACGATTCTGTTCTCCTACCTGCTATTAGGAAGGTGAGGTCTGGCATTTTGGCAGTGCTTTGTAATGACACCTCACGAAAAACCAGTTTGATTCCCTTGTAAAAAATGGGTGTAGTGGTTTTACACCCTTCTACTCATCACAGCTCTGCTCAGTCTCTACTGAGGCTTTGGTTTTCTGTCAACTTGGCAAAGGCCCAAAGGATTGATGGGTTAGTCACCTTCCTTCCACCTTCAGTGCGAGGATGGGGGCCAGGGGGTTCGACAGGAGAAAGTGTTATTAAAAAACCAGGAGATGTTCCAATGGAGTTCAGTGCTCTGGAGTGGTGTTGACTAACTTTTCATGACTAGAAAATACTCTaaaatttttaagaatatattGTAGCAACTGTTCAAATACAAGCTGGACTGGTCAGGGAGGCTGCATGCCTCTGGGCAGAGGTCCGTTGCTGTGACAGAATGACAAGAATTGCTGTGCTACCCAGCACAACCACCTTCCCCTAAGATTGGCCGCCTGGATTTCGAGAGTTGAGCAGGTTCCTACCTCGCAGACATCCCTGTTTCTAAAGGTATGTGTAAAGCACCTCTGGAAAGGAATGTGCTGTAGAGTTATGGAAACTggtttttaaactgtttctgGAAGTGGTAGCAGTGTGCCCATGGCAGAAGAGAGCTCAGAGCAGGCTGATGTACCCTAGCAAGAAGAGGCTGCAGTGTAGGTGTAACTGCAGTTGCCAGCCAGCCAAACCTGCTAGCCAGACCTTCTACAATGCTGGCTCTGGGCTTTCCTGCACTTGCCTCTGTATGGCTCATCTGCTGCCGTTTGGCTAAGGGATCCCCTCGGGGACAGCTTCTGGACTTCAAGAGATGCAGAGCTCATCTGTTGATGTTTCAGAGCACTGGCAGTGCTTAATGCTCATTGCTCTTCCAAAAAAGACCCAAAACCAGCCcacccccaaacaaaaaacctccttAGAAAGCATCTAGTTTGCAGCTCAGTCcttcatctttctgtttttatttcttggatGCAAGTGCCCTTCATACTTGCCATCTTCTCTCCTGGATAGTTCTCTTACACTATGGTCAAGTcacttctgcttattttttttgaaattatttttaattttttttttacctgaacaGTCCGAGTCCTTTAAATCTTTTTGCTGTTAGGTGTCTATCCAGCCCGTGAGTGGTTTCTgtggctgcagcttccttgtGTGATGTAATTCTCATGTCTTGCTGATCACAAATGATCTGCTTTGCAGTGCACTAAGAATATAAAGGAGGCAGATAAACAGCAGTGAAACAAGCATCAGCCAGTGCTAACTGTGAAACATCTTTATGAGAGGTGCTTGTGCTTTTCTCGTAAAGGAGATTCGGGGAGAACCCATTTCCTTGTAAAGTCAGGTACTCCAGGTTGAAATTTACCTATggtttttacagaaaaataatgtttcctaACTGGAGATGGGGAAACAAGGCGCTTccaccctgctcctccctcctcccctgccgCAGGAGCGTGTGTGTGTCCCTGGAGAAGGTTGTGGGGTTGAAACAGAGCGACAGGACGTTCCTCCTGCTTTGGGCTGGGCTGGCTTCTCCGCCACACCTGGATGGTGGCCTTAGCTGCACCTTTGGCTCGTGGCGAGGAGGGAGTCCCGATCTGCAGCAGGGTCGGGGAGGTTCAAGCCAGCCCCTCTTGGTTTTAACGTGGAAAAAATGCCCCTCTCGGATTCTGCTCCTGGACTGATGAAGATAAGGGACTTTTTGTGGTTGACTTCAGTACCTGCAGGGTTTGTGCCAGAGGTGGGCAGGGTTACTGTGCTGTTTCCAGATGAGGCTGGTCTTGCCAGTGAGACTGGAGGCTTTCTCCTGAAGCATCATGAATTTGTCACTATTTAACCTGTAGCTGCTGGCTTGGAAAAGCCGCTACGTCTTGCAGTGGTAAGAGTCAGAGTTTTGCTGGCTTCAAAG of Nyctibius grandis isolate bNycGra1 chromosome 10, bNycGra1.pri, whole genome shotgun sequence contains these proteins:
- the NSDHL gene encoding sterol-4-alpha-carboxylate 3-dehydrogenase, decarboxylating is translated as MAPRLRSAGKKCTVIGGSGFLGQHMVEQLLEKGYVVNVFDIQKRFDNDRVQFFLGDLCDKEALLPALQGVSVAFHCASPAPASDNRELFYKVNFMGTKAVIEACREAGVQKLVLTSSASVVFEGTDIKNGSEDLPYAKKPIDYYTETKILQEKEVLSANDPGNNFFTTAIRPHGIFGPRDPQLVPILIQAAKSGKMKFIIGDGKNLVDFTYVENVVHGHILAAENLQKDSPLCGKAFHITNDEPVPFWAFMSRILTGLNYDPPKYRIPYWLAYYLALFLSLVLWLLSPLVTIKPTFTPMRVALAGTFHYYSCERAKRDMGYKPVVSLDEAIDRTLQSYPHLRRAKA